AAAGCTGATTTTGCAGAAGGAATGGATATACTTTCTATCCTTACAACTGTCGGCCTTTCATCTTCACGGGCTGAGGGCAGACGCCTTATACAGCAGGGCGGCTTAAAAATGAACGAAAACAAAGTTGAAAGTTTTGACCTTAAAGTAACCGAAAATGACTTTAAAGACGGTAAGCTAATGCTTCAAAAAGGTAAAAAAGTATTCCACCAGGTTAAGCTTGTTTAATCCAACATATATAAAGTTTTAAGGCAGGTTTTTATACCTGCCTTATATTTTTTTCTTGGATTAGCGTATTTAAACAACATCAAACCAAATACGGCGTTAAATGAGATTAAAATATACTTTACCGTATTACAGACAAATCCCATATGAAACTGCTGTTTTTTCATTCCTAACCGTATAATAGAAAAAACACTGCTTAATAAAAAGCAATGTTTTTCCCAGAGAGTTTTATATTAATATTATTTTAGGGCCTTTAAGGAATCATAACAACACGGCCTGTAGCTGTTTTAACAGCTTCAAAAGCTTTTTCAAAATCTTTAAGCGCATAAGGGCCGCTCATTAACGGGCGTAAATCAAACCCGCTTTCAAGCATTTCATTACATTCATCCCATGTTTGGTACATCAAGCGTCCTGTAACTCCGTAAACAGCAGCTTCCCTGTAAATTATATCATTTGTAAGATCAAGGGATGTATCGCCGCTTGTCAAACCGACCAATACCATGGCGCCCCCTTTCCTTACAAGCTGGAAGCCTGCTTTTATTGCAAATTTATTGCCGGTATAGTCAATTACAACGTCGGCTCCCCTGCCGTTTGTTTCTGCTTTCACTATCTCGAGATCCTTTTGTGTTTTGCTGTTTATAACAACGTCGGCTCCGACTTTTTTAGCCATTTCAAGTTTATCATCAACAACATCAACGGCTATTATTTTTTTTGCGCCTTTAAATTTAGCGCATGCAACAGCCATTAATCCGATTGGGCCGCATCCGTAAATTACCGTAATTTTATCTTTAACGTCGCCTTTTGAAACGCCGTGCATACCGACTCCCATAGGTTCTAAAAGAGCCCCTATCTCATAATCGATTTTATCTGCAATTTTATAAGCGCAGTCGGCCGGAAAAGCAATATACTCCGCAAAAGAACCGGCAGTATGTACTCCGATAATTTTCATATTTTCACAGTTATGGCGATTGTCTGAAAGACACATTGAGCAATGGTTGCAGGGGATATGCGTTTCTCCCGCTACCCTGTCGCCTTTTTTAAATTCTGTTACCTCGCTTCCGACTTCGACAATATCTCCTGCAAATTCATGTCCGAATACATAGGGAACCGGACACCTTTCCTCAGCATATGCTCCCCATGGATAAATATGTCCACTGTCTGTTCCACAGATAGCAGTAGCACGAACTTTAACAAGAACATCCCTGGGCCCGCACTGCGGTATCGGAA
Above is a window of Anaerotignum faecicola DNA encoding:
- a CDS encoding alcohol dehydrogenase catalytic domain-containing protein; the protein is MTGTMKGIYKSKPAPGAEWREDLPIPQCGPRDVLVKVRATAICGTDSGHIYPWGAYAEERCPVPYVFGHEFAGDIVEVGSEVTEFKKGDRVAGETHIPCNHCSMCLSDNRHNCENMKIIGVHTAGSFAEYIAFPADCAYKIADKIDYEIGALLEPMGVGMHGVSKGDVKDKITVIYGCGPIGLMAVACAKFKGAKKIIAVDVVDDKLEMAKKVGADVVINSKTQKDLEIVKAETNGRGADVVIDYTGNKFAIKAGFQLVRKGGAMVLVGLTSGDTSLDLTNDIIYREAAVYGVTGRLMYQTWDECNEMLESGFDLRPLMSGPYALKDFEKAFEAVKTATGRVVMIP